One Solibacillus sp. R5-41 DNA segment encodes these proteins:
- a CDS encoding ATPase produces MYIKKYVQVKVNGQTFYREKNIMGYYDNFQSQPVKSFEIVEVVKIDVDEIHYLLNQIQDVNLRSIIRHYIAYLEKISVE; encoded by the coding sequence ATGTACATTAAAAAATATGTGCAAGTAAAGGTAAATGGACAAACGTTTTACCGAGAAAAGAATATCATGGGCTATTACGATAATTTTCAATCTCAACCAGTAAAGTCATTTGAAATTGTCGAAGTAGTAAAGATTGATGTAGATGAAATCCATTATTTACTTAATCAAATACAAGATGTAAACCTACGAAGCATAATCCGTCATTATATTGCCTATTTAGAAAAAATAAGTGTCGAGTG